GTGGGCGGCGCCGGGCTGGCGCGCGGCTACCTGAACCGTCCGGAGCTGACCGCGGCGGCGTTCGTCCGTCATCCGTTCAGCGATGAGCCGGACGCGCGCCTGTACCGCACGGGCGACCGTGTGCGCTGGCAGGCGAACGGCGATATCGAGTTCCTGGACCGCGTGGACCAGCAGGTGAAGGTGCGCGGCCACCGCATCGAGCTGGGCGAGGTGGAGTCCGCGCTGGCCCGTCACCCCGGCGTGCGCGACGCGGTGGTGGACGCGCGCGGCCACGGCGCGGGCGAGCGGCGGCTGGTGGGCTACGTCGTCCCATCGGGAGATGAGGCGCCTTCGGCCGCCGAGCTGCGCGGCTTCCTCAAGCAGTCTCTGCCGGAGTACATGGTCCCGTCCGCGTTCGTGACGCTCGCCGCGCTGCCGGTGACGGCGAACGGCAAGCTGGACCGCGCCGCGCTGCCCGCTCCGGAAGGCGGGCGCGACGGCATGGCTGAAGAGTTCGCGATGCCGGTGGGCGCGGTGGAGGAGACGCTGGCGCGCATCTGGGGCGAGGTCCTGGGCGCGGAGAGCGTGGGCGCGAACGACAACTTCTTCGAGCTGGGCGGCGACTCCATCCTCAGCATCCAGGTGATCGCGAAGGCCGCGGCCGAGGGCCTGCGCATCACCCCCAAGCAGATGTTCCAGTTCCAGACCGTGGCCGAGCTGGCCCCCGTCGCCGGCACCGCCGCTGCGGTGGAGGCGGAGCAGGGCGCCGTCGTCGGCCCCGTTCCGCTCACGCCGGTGCAGCGCTGGTTCCTGGAGCAGGAGGTGGCCGAGCAGCACCACTTCAACCTCTCATTCCTCTTCGAGGCGCGGGAGGAGGTGGATCCCGCCCTGTTGGAGGCCGCCGTGGCCGCCGTGGTCGCGCACCACGACGCGTTGCGCCTCCGCTACCGTCTCGGCGATGGCGGGTGGGAGCAGCTCAGTGTAGATGCGGACCAGGCGGCGCCTTTCACCGTCGTCGACCTCTCGAACGTCGCGGCGGATGAGCAGGATGCGGCTGTGGCGGCGCACGGGACGGAGATCCAGGGCTCGCTGGACCTGGAGCACGGGCCTGCCATCCGCTTCGTCCTCTTCCGCTTCGGCGGCGGGCGCGCGCCGCGGATGCTGGTCGTCGCGCACCACCTGGTGATCGACGCCGTCTCGTGGGGCATCGTCCTCGCCGACCTGGAGCGGGCGTATTCGCAGCTCTCCGAAGGCCGCGCGGTCGAGCTGCCGCGGAAGACGACCTCGTTCCGCCAGTGGGCCGCGCACCTCGTGGAGCATGCCCGCTCGCCGGAGATGCGCGCCGAGGCGGCGTTCTGGGCCGAGCAGGGCCGCGGCCCCGGCCACGCGCTGCCGCTGGACCACGCAGGAGGCCGGAACACCGAAGGCACCTCCCAGCGGATGTGGGTGGGGCTGGACGAGGAGGAGACGCGCGCGCTGCTGCAGGACGTGCCGTCGGTCTACAGCACGCAGGTGAACGATGTGCTGCTCGCCGCGCTGGCGATGGCGTTCCGCGGCTGGACGGGTGAGGGCGACCTGCTCGTGGACCTGGAAGGCCACGGCCGCGAGGATCTGTTCGAGACGGTCGATCTCTCGCGCACCGCGGGCTGGTTCACGACCGTCTACCCGGTGCACCTCTCGCTGCCGGCGGACGGCGACCTGGGTGTCGCGCTCAAGGGCGTGAAGGAGCAGCTTCGGCACGTGCCGCACAAGGGCATCGGCTACGGCATCCTGCGCTACCTGAGCGACGATCCCGCCGTCGTGGAGCCGCTTCGAGCGCTGCCGGTGCCCGAGGTGAGCTTCAACTACCTGGGCCAGTTCGAGGGCGGCGCATCTCCCGATGCCGGTTCGCTCTTCACCGGCGTGCCGGGAGATGTGGGGCCCGCCCGCAGCCCGGCAGGTGAGCGCCCGCACCTGATCGCGGTGGACGCGCTGGTGGCGGGCGGGCACCTCCAGGCGACCTGGACGTACGGCACGGAGCTGCACGACGAGGACACCATCCGCCGCCTCGCCGAGGGCTTCGCGGAAGCGCTGCGGGCAATCGTCGCTCACTGCCGTGACCCGCACTCCGGCGGCTTCACCCCCTCGGACTTCCCCGAGGCCGGCATCGACCAGGACACGCTCGACCTGCTGATGGCCCAGCTCGGCGGCGACTGATTCGCGGGATCGGGCCGCTGTCTCATCGCGAGTCCGATCCGCCTTCGCATCGGAAGCACCGCGGATACGCAGGTCCGCGCCCTACACGGCTGGGATTTGGCGTAGTTTCGGCGGACGGCGACGACGGCGGTGTCGATGTTTCGCGTCGATGGTCGAGGACGGGCGGGCGCCTCGTCCGGAGGACGACCGCAGTTCGTAGCCGGTGGTTTCATACCACCGGCGAGCAGTTGGGACGAGGACGGAATCGAGCGAAGGGTGTAGATACAAAGCGAAGGTCCCTCGCCACGGCGGCGAGGGACCTTCGTGCATCTGGGAGATGGGTGGCTTGCGGTGGTACGATACGTGAACGTCCGGCGGGCCGGCCGATCATCCATCCAACACACCGACGCCTTCTCCATGCTCGCGACCGTGCTTCGCTGGACCCTGGTGGTGCTGGGCGTGCTCATGGCCGGCGGCACCGCCGCCAGCCTCAGCCGCGGCACGCACTGGGCAGTGCGCAACTGGGACTTCCCCCGCATGCAGATCGCCTTCGTGGCGGGCGCGTGCGGCATCCTCTACCGGATCTTCTTCTTCCGCAGTCTTCCGGCCGAGTGGGCGTACGTGGGCGCCATGGCGGCCGTGGTGCTGTGGCAGACGTACAAGATCTACCCGTACACACGCATCGGCCGGGTGCGCGTGGAGGCGAGCCGCCTGGGCGTGGAGGCCGCGCGCGAGGCGGGCGCGTCGTTCCGGCTGCTCATCTCCAACGTGCTGATGGAGAACGAGCAGCACGATCTCGTCCTGCGCCGCATCGCCGAGTGCGACCCGGACGCGGTGCTGCTGCTGGAGATCGACGCGCGCTGGGCCCGTGCCGTCGCACCTCTGGCCGAGCGCTACCCGCACGTGATCGCGCAGCCGCAGGAGAACTACTACGGGATGATGCT
The Longimicrobiaceae bacterium DNA segment above includes these coding regions:
- a CDS encoding amino acid adenylation domain-containing protein gives rise to the protein GELAEKLKAFGRQEGASLNMVVMAGYNVMLQKYSGQDDIVVGTLVGNRNHAEIEPLVGYFVNSAAIRTRMDDDPTFRQALLRVRTAILDADANQDLPFERLVDELSVERDLSRNPVFQVMYFHHTFVKTTHHIENSAMQSRLNIRSLFAETGVSLVDTKKSKFDQTLATLEMAGGMPSMVEYNADIWDRDTIAGMMEHLRILLDRFADTPDVPISQVDMLSEDERRQILHGWNDTARPYDTSIPVYRQFEAHAAAHPDALAVESAGESLSYGELNARANRLARRLRALGAGRETRVAICTERSPEMLVAMLGVLKAGAAYVPIDPAYPAERIAFMLEDAGVPVLLTQERLAAHLPSFAGTTLRIDADWADVATESSDNLADGASAEDLAYVIYTSGSTGQPKGVQVEHRSLANLAAWHAEAFGVTAADRATMVAGTGFDASGWEVWPYLAAGASLHPVDDDVRGAPRDLVRSLADRRITISFLPTPLAEAALAEEWPAETTLRTLLTGGDRLRSHPKPGLPFTLVNAYGPTESTVVATSGVVEPREGATAAPSIGRPIANTQVYVLDRAMRPVPAGVPGELYVGGAGLARGYLNRPELTAAAFVRHPFSDEPDARLYRTGDRVRWQANGDIEFLDRVDQQVKVRGHRIELGEVESALARHPGVRDAVVDARGHGAGERRLVGYVVPSGDEAPSAAELRGFLKQSLPEYMVPSAFVTLAALPVTANGKLDRAALPAPEGGRDGMAEEFAMPVGAVEETLARIWGEVLGAESVGANDNFFELGGDSILSIQVIAKAAAEGLRITPKQMFQFQTVAELAPVAGTAAAVEAEQGAVVGPVPLTPVQRWFLEQEVAEQHHFNLSFLFEAREEVDPALLEAAVAAVVAHHDALRLRYRLGDGGWEQLSVDADQAAPFTVVDLSNVAADEQDAAVAAHGTEIQGSLDLEHGPAIRFVLFRFGGGRAPRMLVVAHHLVIDAVSWGIVLADLERAYSQLSEGRAVELPRKTTSFRQWAAHLVEHARSPEMRAEAAFWAEQGRGPGHALPLDHAGGRNTEGTSQRMWVGLDEEETRALLQDVPSVYSTQVNDVLLAALAMAFRGWTGEGDLLVDLEGHGREDLFETVDLSRTAGWFTTVYPVHLSLPADGDLGVALKGVKEQLRHVPHKGIGYGILRYLSDDPAVVEPLRALPVPEVSFNYLGQFEGGASPDAGSLFTGVPGDVGPARSPAGERPHLIAVDALVAGGHLQATWTYGTELHDEDTIRRLAEGFAEALRAIVAHCRDPHSGGFTPSDFPEAGIDQDTLDLLMAQLGGD